Proteins from a genomic interval of Candidatus Firestonebacteria bacterium RIFOXYD2_FULL_39_29:
- a CDS encoding 23S rRNA (adenine(2503)-C(2))-methyltransferase: MKNIFNLTKEELAAGIIALGGKKFNSAQIFNWLYKNRVETFSTMSNLSKNLRPKLEEEFELSFFNIVRKAESRNEDAVKYLFELADGKKIESVLMIQPYGNTLCVSTQVGCAYGCFMCATGKMGLIRDLLPSEMTGQLLAIEKDKSVKVKNIVFMGMGEPLANYDNLKKAIELFSDSDGIGVNQRRITVSTCGILPGIKKLIEDKLRVKLSISLHSTFDSVRNKLVPVNKKYNIAHLFETLRDYCVSTKFQLTIEYVLIEGVNDGIVEVDNLITLIRKYNLDVKVNIIPVNPVDKLTFSKEEIINLWQKKLENARITSTVRIERGADIMAACGQLAGEG, translated from the coding sequence TTGAAAAATATATTTAATCTTACAAAAGAAGAGCTTGCAGCCGGGATAATTGCGCTTGGCGGTAAAAAATTTAATTCCGCCCAGATATTTAACTGGCTTTACAAGAACAGAGTGGAAACTTTTTCTACCATGAGCAATCTCTCTAAAAATCTCCGCCCTAAGCTTGAAGAAGAATTTGAACTTTCTTTCTTTAATATTGTTAGAAAAGCGGAATCCCGGAATGAAGATGCGGTTAAATATCTTTTTGAGCTGGCGGACGGCAAAAAGATTGAAAGTGTTCTGATGATTCAGCCTTACGGTAATACCTTGTGTGTTTCCACCCAGGTAGGTTGTGCTTACGGCTGTTTTATGTGCGCTACCGGGAAAATGGGGTTGATTCGCGACTTATTACCGTCGGAAATGACCGGACAGCTCCTTGCTATAGAGAAAGATAAGAGCGTTAAGGTCAAAAATATTGTATTTATGGGAATGGGAGAGCCGCTTGCTAATTATGATAATCTAAAAAAAGCAATAGAACTGTTCTCGGATTCTGACGGGATAGGAGTTAATCAAAGGCGGATAACGGTGTCGACTTGCGGTATACTCCCCGGGATTAAAAAGCTGATTGAAGATAAATTAAGAGTTAAACTTTCGATCTCTTTGCATTCCACTTTTGACAGTGTCAGGAATAAATTAGTTCCGGTTAATAAAAAATACAATATAGCTCATTTGTTTGAAACTTTAAGAGATTATTGTGTTTCTACGAAGTTCCAGCTAACGATAGAATATGTACTTATTGAAGGTGTAAATGACGGAATTGTTGAAGTTGATAACCTGATAACGCTGATAAGAAAATACAATTTGGATGTAAAAGTGAATATTATTCCCGTAAATCCTGTAGATAAGCTTACTTTTAGTAAAGAAGAAATAATAAATTTG